TCAGCGACCGGCGGTGCCGGTGGTTCCAAGGATTACGTTGGCGGCGCTGGTGGCGTCGGCGCGGGAGGTGATTTCACGGCCCAAGGTGGCAATGGTGGTGGATCCAGTTCTGGCTCCTACGGAGGTGGCGGTGGTGCAGCGGGTTCTCAGCTAGGCGACGGTGGGGATGGGGGTACGCAGACCATCGACGGCGTTGGTGGTGGTGGCGTCGGCGGAAACATAGGCAATCGAGCAGGAGGTGGCTCAGCATTTTCTCCAGCATCGGAAACTCAGCCGGGGGCAGATCTGGCGGGCGGCACTGCAGCTGTGGGGGCTGCCGGTGGCATCAATCCAATTGGGGCGTCGATTCGCTTCCCATTTGACGGGTTCACCGGAGGCGGCGGCTCTACTCCTGCGTCATCCCAGGCAAAAGCAGGTCAGGGCGGTTCAGGTGCCGGAGGCGGAGGTGGGCGGAGCGGGAGTGGAGGTGACGGCGGAGCTGGTGGTGGAGGTGGTGCAGGTGCTAACAATGGCAGCGCTGGAAACGGTGGTTTCGGCGCTGGAGGTGGTGGAGCAAGTGGCGGTGGCGGTGGCGGTGGCGGTGGCTATTCTCATGGCGTCGTTGCAGTGACCCCCGGTCAAATCATCCCTGTTACCGTCGGTAAAGGCGCGTTCGGTAACGGCAATACGGGTCGCGGCGGCGACGGCTTGGTAATCGTGGAGTTTTAAAGCAATGAGCAACTATGCACGTATCAAAAACAACGTGGCTGTGGACGTCAGTGCCGCCCCGGCTAGCCAGTTTCACCCCACCATCGCTGCTGAGTTCGAAGCGGTACCGGACGAAGTCCAGCGCGGCTGGCAGCGAGCCGAAGATGGTATATGGTCAGCACCTCCCGAGGTGGTGCCGGAAGCACCAGAGCCCGAGCGCCCGCGGGTTGGCCCGGTCGAGTTCAAGCTGCTGTTCACCAGCCCCGAACGCTTGAAGCTCAAAGAGCTACGCAGTACTGACCCAGCCATTAACGACTTCTTTGAGATCATAGAAGATCCACGGCTGCAGTATGTCGACCTAGCGTTAGCCTCAACGCAACAAGGGGTTGAACACAGCCTAAACCTGCTGGTCGAGGCGGGCATCGTCGACGAAGGCAACGTGGCCACGCGCCGCGAGCAGATCCTGTCAGGAAACCTGCTGTAACGTTAACCACCTCCAAGCCCGCTACCCAGCGGGCTTTTTACTGACATCTTGTCCAGCCCCCACGGCACAACGCCCGCCGCTACCCTCCCGCGCGTAAGCCCCACACCATGGGCATCACTTAGCAAGCCCTAACCGAACCCCGCTTGAACCTGCGCAGGAGACAAGCACCCATGATCGAATACCACCACGGCGCCCGTGTCACAGAGATCAACGAAGGCACGCGCCCCATCCGCATTATTAACACCGCCGTCGTCGGCCTCATCGGCACCGCCCCAAATGCCAGCCACGGCGTGGCCGCCAGTGCCATCATTAACGGCCTCGCCGCCAACGGCGAACTCACCTACACCGCTGCTGAGATCGGCACCACCGGCAACAACATCCGCATTACCCACGTAAACCCCGGCACGCCGTCCGCCGCTATCGACGTCAGCGTCGAGCAAAAGAAAATCACGGTATCACTGGCCACCGACGCCGCAGGCGAACTACTCAGCACCGCCGACGAAGTCGCCACCGCCATCAATGCAGATTCCGCCGCCTCTGCCCTGGTAGGTGCTGCTGCGTCCGGCGACGGTCAAGGCATCGCCGCCACCGCCCAAGCAGTCGCGTTAACAGGCGGCGTCAACGAACCGTTCCCGCTCAATGAGCCTGTATTGATCACCAACATCTACACCGCCATTGGCCAAGCCGGGGCCGGGGGCACCCTGCGCCGGTCGCTGCAAGCCATCGTCGACGAAGGCAAAACGGTCGTAGTCATGGTGCGTGTCGAAGAGGGCCAGGACGAACAGGAAACCAGTGCAAACGTTATCGGCACCGTCGACCAGCTCACTGGCAAGAAAACCGGCATCCAAGCCTTTACAGCCGCGGAAACCAAGTTCGGCGTAAAACCCCGCATCTTCGGCGCCCCGGATCTCGACACCCAGGCCGTCACCGCCGCGCTGGCAGGTATCGCCCAGCAACTGCGCGGCTTCGTCTACGCCCACGCCCACGGCTGCGCAACAAAAGAAGAAGCCCGCATGTACCGCGAAAACTTCGGGCAGCGCGAGGTCATGATTATCTGGCCGAACTGGCAAGCCTTCGACGTCGACGCCGAAGAAACCCTCCCCCTACCCGCCGTCGCAAAAGCGCTTGGCCACCGCGCGCGGCTCGATCAGGAAATCGGCTGGCATAAAACCCTATCCAATATGCCGGTAAACGGCGTCACCGGCATCACCCAGGATCTCTCCTGGGATCTGCAAGATCCCAACACCGACGCCGGTTACCTCAACGAAGCCGATGTAACGACGTTGATCAGAAAAGAAGGCTTCCGCTTCTGGGGCTCCCGCACCTGCAGCGCCGACCCGCTCTTCGCGTTCGAGTCCTACACCCGCACCGCCCAGGTACTCGCCGACACAATCGCCGAAGCGCATTTCTGGGCAATCGATAAGCCCATGCACCCATCGCTAGTGCGCGACATCATCGAAGGCGTCAACGCCAAATTCCGCGAGCTCATCCGCCGCGGCTACATCCTCGGCGGTTCCGCATGGTTCGACGCAGAGATCAACACGCCCGAAGTCCTCAAGAGCGGCAAGCTCTACATCGACTACGACTACACCCCGGTACCGCCGCTAGAAAACCTCATGTTCCAGCAGCGCATCACCGACCGTTACCTCGTCGACTTCGCCGAACGCGTCGCCGCCTAACCGCCGCCGCTAGCACGCGCACTAACAGGAGCAAGCCAACATGGCATTACCCAACATTCTCAAAGACTTCAATCTCTTCGGCGACGGCAACAACTGGCAGGGTCAGATTCCAGAACTCACGCTGCCCGAACTCGCCCGCCGCATGGTCGAGTACGAAGGCGGCGGCATGGACGGCCCCATCGAAGTCGACCACGGCCAAGAGCTAATGACGTTTGAATGGACGGCCGGCGGCCTGATCGTCGACGGCCTGTTCGACACCTTCGGCAGCCCCGTACACGACGCCGCCATGCTCCGCTTTACCGGCTCTTACGAATCCGACGAAGACGGCGGCATCATCCCGGTCGAGATCGTCGTTCGTGGCCGTCACAAAACGATTGCTATGGGCGACGCCAGTAAGGGCGACAACAACACCCAGAGCATCACCACCACGCTCAGTTACTACAAGCTGGTGGTAGACGGCGAAGACATCATCGAGCGCGACGTTCCCGGCTACGTCTTCACCGTACGCGGCGTCGACCGAATGGCCCAACGCCGCCGCGCCTTAGGCCTTTAATCCTTAATCCATCACTCAACACGGCCGCCCAGGCGGCCAAACCCCATCCATAGGAAGCCACAGCAATGACTGATAAGACCAAAGCCCAAGCCGTTGAGAAAGCAGAAACAACTAATGCACCAGGTGTGAAAACCGAAGCCACTGAAACGCAAACCGCCACCGCCCCAGGCGTGGCCACCGAAGTCGTCGAGCTGGAAACCCCGCTGCAGCGTGGCAAAACGCTGGTAAGCGAAATCACCATCCGCAAGCCCATGGCCGGTGGCCTGCGCGGCGTCAGCGTCGTCGACGTCATGAACCTCGACGTTGCCGCCCTCTCCAAAGTGCTACCCCGCATCACCACGCCCGCCCTCACCGAAGGCGAGCTGAAAACCATGGACATCGTCGACCTCATCCAGCTGGGCTCGGCGCTGAACGGTTTTTTAACACCAAAAAAGTTCAAGGAAGTCGAAGCCTAGCCCTGCCGGAGTTCCTCGAAGACGCCATGGCCGACCTAGCCATGGTGTTCCACTGGGAGCCCCAAGCGATGGACGGCATGGAGCTGGAAGAACTCATGGAATGGCGCGAACGCGCCCGCAAACGCCACGAAGGCAGCAAGCCCAAAGGTAAGCCGGGCAAATAAAACGCATCAAATAGGAACGGTCGATGGCACAAAATCTACGCCTGCAAGTCATGTTAAACGCCGTGGATCGTGTCACCGGCCCACTAAAACGCATGCGCCAAGGTGCCGGGCAAACCGCCCAGGCCATGCGCGAAACCCGCGACCGGCTAAAGACATTACAAGCCACCCAGAAAGACATCAGCTCTTTCCGCACCCTCAAGAATCAATCCGAAGCGACCGGCCGAGCGATGCGCGAACAGCAAGAACGCATCCGCCGGTTATCGCGACAGATGCAATCCAACCAGGGCGACACCGCCGCCCTGGCTAACGAACGCCGCAAAGCCATTCTCCAAGCGCGGCAGCTCTCCCAGCGCTACGACAGCGAACGGCAAAAGCTGCAGCGCCTACGCACATCTCTAAATAACAGCGGCATCAGCACCCACAACCTGTCGCAAGATCAGCAGCGCCTGGCCAACGAA
This Vreelandella neptunia DNA region includes the following protein-coding sequences:
- a CDS encoding phage major tail tube protein — translated: MALPNILKDFNLFGDGNNWQGQIPELTLPELARRMVEYEGGGMDGPIEVDHGQELMTFEWTAGGLIVDGLFDTFGSPVHDAAMLRFTGSYESDEDGGIIPVEIVVRGRHKTIAMGDASKGDNNTQSITTTLSYYKLVVDGEDIIERDVPGYVFTVRGVDRMAQRRRALGL
- a CDS encoding phage tail assembly protein — translated: MTDKTKAQAVEKAETTNAPGVKTEATETQTATAPGVATEVVELETPLQRGKTLVSEITIRKPMAGGLRGVSVVDVMNLDVAALSKVLPRITTPALTEGELKTMDIVDLIQLGSALNGFLTPKKFKEVEA
- a CDS encoding GpE family phage tail protein, with amino-acid sequence MADLAMVFHWEPQAMDGMELEELMEWRERARKRHEGSKPKGKPGK